A genomic stretch from Corynebacterium sp. 21KM1197 includes:
- the purL gene encoding phosphoribosylformylglycinamidine synthase subunit PurL produces MTALNVLNDTVAKATAEPDTAQPYAELGLKDDEYARIKEILGRRPTDAELTMYSVMWSEHCSYKSSKVHLRYFGETTTEEMNSKILAGIGENAGVVDVGDGNAVTFRVESHNHPSYVEPHQGAATGVGGIVRDIMAMGARPIAVMDQLRFGPADAPDTQRVLPGVVAGISHYGNSLGLPNIGGETVFDATYAGNPLVNALCVGTLKVEDLKLAFASGKGNKVMLFGSRTGLDGIGGVSVLASDTFEDGAERKLPAVQVGDPFAEKVLIECCLDLYRAGVVVGIQDLGGAGLACATSELAASGDGGMKVNLDAVPLRAKNMTAAEILASESQERMCAVVAPENVERFREICAHWDVTCAEIGEVTEGDHLVISHGGEIVVDAPAATIADEAPVYERPFARPEWQDEVQAEAAVPAPTDLAATLRQMVASPALCSRAYITEQYDRYVRGNTVKAQNSDAGVLRIDEETGRGVAVSADASGRYTYLDPNTGARLALAEAYRNVAVTGARPVAVTNCLNFGSPENPDVMWQFREAVHGLADGSKELGIPVSGGNVSFYNQTGETPILPTPVVGVLGVIEDVHNAIGHDLGTVPEDEVLYVLGTTEAEFGGSIYQQVTTGELKGMPPRVDLANEERLADFFVGNTLLTAAHDVSEGGLAQALVEMALRSGRGLDLDLSGVHADLHAALFSESASRAVVATTGDRADALERRAAEAEVPCLRIGGTVEGRTLRIGEALEVSLDELREAWEATLPELFGHAVGANSVVE; encoded by the coding sequence ATGACCGCTCTGAACGTTCTCAACGACACCGTGGCCAAGGCCACGGCCGAGCCGGATACCGCGCAGCCCTACGCCGAACTGGGGCTCAAGGACGATGAATACGCCCGCATCAAGGAGATCCTGGGCCGCCGCCCCACGGACGCGGAACTGACCATGTACTCCGTGATGTGGTCCGAGCACTGCTCGTATAAGTCCTCCAAGGTGCACCTGCGCTACTTTGGTGAGACCACCACGGAGGAGATGAACTCCAAGATCCTCGCCGGTATCGGCGAGAACGCCGGCGTAGTGGACGTGGGCGACGGCAACGCCGTGACCTTCCGCGTGGAATCCCACAACCACCCCTCCTACGTGGAGCCGCACCAGGGCGCGGCCACCGGCGTGGGCGGCATTGTGCGCGACATCATGGCCATGGGCGCGCGCCCCATCGCCGTGATGGATCAGTTGCGCTTTGGTCCCGCCGACGCCCCGGATACCCAGCGCGTGCTGCCCGGCGTGGTGGCGGGAATCTCGCACTACGGCAACTCCCTCGGCCTGCCCAACATCGGCGGCGAGACCGTTTTTGACGCAACTTACGCCGGTAACCCCCTGGTCAATGCCCTGTGCGTGGGCACCCTCAAGGTGGAGGACCTGAAGCTGGCCTTTGCCTCCGGTAAGGGCAACAAGGTCATGCTCTTTGGCTCCCGCACGGGCCTGGACGGCATCGGCGGCGTGTCCGTGCTGGCCTCCGATACCTTCGAGGACGGCGCGGAGCGCAAACTCCCCGCCGTGCAGGTGGGCGACCCCTTTGCGGAAAAGGTGCTCATCGAGTGCTGCCTGGACCTCTACCGCGCCGGCGTGGTGGTGGGTATTCAGGACCTGGGCGGCGCGGGCCTGGCCTGCGCCACCTCCGAGCTGGCGGCCTCCGGCGACGGCGGCATGAAGGTGAACCTGGACGCCGTGCCGCTGCGCGCCAAGAACATGACCGCCGCGGAGATCCTGGCCTCCGAGTCCCAGGAGCGCATGTGCGCCGTGGTGGCCCCGGAGAACGTGGAGCGCTTCCGCGAGATCTGCGCGCACTGGGACGTCACCTGCGCGGAGATCGGTGAGGTCACCGAGGGCGATCACCTGGTGATCAGCCACGGCGGGGAGATCGTGGTGGACGCCCCGGCGGCCACCATCGCGGACGAGGCCCCCGTGTATGAGCGCCCCTTTGCCCGACCCGAGTGGCAGGACGAGGTGCAGGCGGAGGCGGCCGTGCCTGCCCCCACTGACCTGGCCGCCACCCTGCGCCAGATGGTGGCCTCCCCGGCGCTGTGCTCCCGCGCCTACATCACCGAGCAGTACGACCGCTACGTGCGCGGCAACACCGTCAAGGCGCAGAACTCCGACGCCGGAGTGCTGCGTATCGACGAAGAAACCGGGCGCGGCGTGGCCGTTTCCGCCGACGCCTCCGGGCGCTACACCTACCTCGATCCCAACACCGGCGCGCGCCTGGCCCTGGCCGAGGCGTACCGCAATGTGGCCGTCACGGGTGCCCGTCCGGTGGCGGTGACCAACTGCCTCAACTTCGGCTCCCCGGAGAACCCGGACGTGATGTGGCAGTTCCGCGAGGCCGTGCACGGCCTGGCCGATGGTTCCAAGGAACTGGGTATCCCGGTCTCCGGCGGCAACGTCTCCTTCTACAACCAGACCGGCGAGACCCCGATCCTGCCCACCCCCGTGGTGGGAGTGCTCGGCGTGATCGAGGACGTACACAACGCCATCGGCCACGACCTCGGCACCGTGCCCGAGGACGAGGTTCTGTACGTGCTGGGCACCACCGAGGCGGAGTTCGGCGGCTCCATCTACCAGCAGGTAACCACCGGCGAACTCAAGGGCATGCCCCCGCGCGTGGACCTGGCCAACGAGGAGCGCCTGGCGGACTTCTTTGTGGGCAACACCCTGCTCACCGCCGCGCACGACGTCTCCGAGGGTGGCCTGGCGCAGGCCCTGGTGGAGATGGCGCTGCGCTCCGGGCGCGGCTTGGACCTCGACCTCTCCGGGGTGCACGCGGATCTGCACGCGGCGCTGTTCTCCGAGTCCGCCTCCCGCGCCGTGGTGGCCACCACGGGCGATCGCGCGGATGCCCTGGAGCGTCGCGCCGCCGAGGCCGAGGTGCCCTGCCTGCGCATTGGCGGCACCGTCGAGGGCCGCACGCTGCGCATTGGTGAGGCCCTGGAGGTCTCCCTCGACGAACTGCGCGAGGCCTGGGAGGCTACCCTGCCGGAACTCTTCGGGCACGCCGTGGGGGCGAACTCGGTGGTGGAGTAG
- the purQ gene encoding phosphoribosylformylglycinamidine synthase subunit PurQ, giving the protein MTARIGVITFPGTLDDVDAARAARYAGAEVVSLWHADEDLRGVDAVVVPGGFSYGDYLRSGAISALAPVMRAVIEAARGGMPVLGICNGFQILNEARLLPGALTRNQGLHFHCTDTYLTVENTSTAWTSTLEKEQKILIPAKHGEGRFQADSRTIEELEGEGRVVFRYTDNYNGSINAIAGITDPTGRIVGFMPHPEHAIDPLTGPSTDGLELFLSAVGSIAA; this is encoded by the coding sequence GTGACGGCACGAATCGGGGTTATTACCTTCCCCGGGACGCTTGACGACGTCGATGCCGCCCGCGCCGCGCGCTACGCCGGCGCGGAGGTGGTCAGCCTGTGGCACGCGGACGAGGACCTGCGCGGCGTGGACGCCGTGGTGGTGCCCGGCGGTTTCTCCTACGGCGATTACCTGCGCAGCGGCGCGATCTCCGCGCTGGCCCCGGTCATGCGCGCGGTGATCGAGGCCGCCCGCGGCGGTATGCCGGTGCTGGGCATTTGCAACGGCTTCCAGATCCTCAACGAGGCCCGCCTGCTGCCCGGGGCGCTCACCCGCAACCAGGGCCTGCACTTCCACTGCACGGATACTTACCTCACGGTGGAAAACACCAGCACCGCGTGGACGAGCACCCTGGAAAAGGAACAGAAGATCCTCATTCCGGCCAAGCACGGCGAGGGCCGCTTCCAGGCGGATTCCCGCACCATCGAGGAGCTGGAGGGCGAGGGCCGCGTGGTGTTCCGCTACACGGACAATTACAACGGCTCCATCAACGCCATCGCCGGGATCACCGATCCCACCGGGCGGATCGTGGGGTTCATGCCGCACCCCGAGCACGCCATTGACCCGCTCACCGGCCCGTCCACGGACGGGTTGGAGTTGTTCCTGTCCGCCGTCGGCTCGATTGCCGCGTGA
- the purS gene encoding phosphoribosylformylglycinamidine synthase subunit PurS: protein MARVVVHVMPKAEILDPQGQAVVRALGRLGVSGVSDVRQGKRFEIETDGTVTREEIQRMAEVLLANTVIEDFEIVDVEEIK, encoded by the coding sequence GTGGCCCGTGTAGTAGTTCATGTGATGCCCAAGGCGGAAATCCTTGACCCCCAGGGGCAGGCCGTGGTGCGCGCGCTGGGACGCCTGGGTGTGTCCGGTGTGAGCGACGTGCGCCAGGGCAAGCGCTTCGAGATCGAGACGGACGGCACCGTGACCCGCGAGGAGATTCAGCGGATGGCCGAGGTGCTGCTGGCCAACACCGTGATCGAGGACTTCGAGATCGTGGACGTGGAGGAGATCAAGTGA
- a CDS encoding DUF2334 domain-containing protein — protein MSAQLLVSISSIFKETRHAAQTVAAELDGQGVPVSLLIAPHIDGTWRLSRDPATLEWIRERIAGGTEWILNGFDQSAQGRRAEFAQLEEHEARLRLRGATRQMDNLGLSTPIFAPPRWRLSSGTLAVLPEFGFHTVASTKGVYVGRKGASISEGERWDFVGSRNLSVGEGFGAPGWWRRNIMAAARRGAERGKVVRLSASARNLCEPKVARDFLGAVGAALEQGAVPVTYGKVGGK, from the coding sequence ATGAGCGCGCAACTCCTGGTGTCTATCTCCAGCATCTTCAAGGAAACCAGGCATGCCGCGCAGACCGTGGCGGCGGAACTTGACGGGCAGGGGGTGCCCGTCTCCCTCCTCATCGCCCCGCATATCGATGGCACCTGGCGGCTCTCCCGCGATCCCGCCACCCTGGAATGGATACGCGAGCGCATTGCCGGTGGCACGGAATGGATTCTCAACGGCTTCGATCAATCCGCGCAGGGCCGCCGCGCGGAGTTCGCCCAATTGGAGGAACACGAGGCGCGGCTGCGGCTGCGCGGGGCCACCCGGCAGATGGACAACCTGGGCCTGAGCACCCCCATCTTCGCCCCGCCGCGCTGGCGGCTCTCCTCCGGCACCCTCGCGGTGCTGCCGGAGTTCGGCTTTCACACTGTGGCCTCCACCAAGGGGGTGTACGTGGGGCGGAAGGGGGCGTCGATAAGCGAGGGGGAACGCTGGGACTTCGTGGGCTCGCGCAACCTCTCGGTGGGCGAGGGATTCGGCGCGCCGGGCTGGTGGCGGCGCAACATCATGGCGGCGGCGCGGCGGGGAGCCGAGCGCGGCAAGGTGGTGCGGCTTTCCGCCTCGGCGCGCAACCTGTGCGAGCCCAAGGTGGCGCGGGACTTCCTCGGCGCGGTGGGCGCGGCGCTGGAACAGGGCGCGGTGCCGGTGACCTACGGAAAGGTGGGCGGGAAGTAG
- a CDS encoding cation:dicarboxylate symporter family transporter: MSPSSAGAYDAAPKIAESKKPRKDRTHWLYIAVIIAIVAGIILGMVAPEVAVKFKVLGTMFVDLIKMIVPPVIFCTIVLGIGSVRAAASVGRAGGMALAYFLTMSTFALFIGLVVGNILEPGDGLHVQEHEVSDTVQKAIDTNNEGGGAMHFIQGIIPDSFFSAFTGSYNSPGHTVSILQVLFIALLVGFAVQSLGRKGEPILSFVASLQTLVFRILSWILWLAPIAAFGAIAAVVGGTGFSAVVQLGYLILAFYITCFLFVFVVLGLVLKIFTGISIIKLVKYLGREFLLIFATSSSESALPNLMRKMEHVGVDKSTVGIVVPTGYSFNLDGTAIYLTMAAIFISDAMDMPMNISEQVGLLLFMIIAAKGAAGVSGAGIATLAAGLQSYKPALLGGVDLILGIDKFMSEARALTNFAGNSVATLLVGTWTGTLDKDRAQRVLVGEIPYVPSEDDDDHGDFRRDPSVTNPAQDRVQPTPQINLDDYKERG, encoded by the coding sequence ATGTCTCCTAGCTCCGCCGGCGCCTATGACGCCGCGCCGAAGATCGCCGAGTCCAAGAAACCCCGCAAGGACCGCACCCACTGGCTCTACATTGCCGTGATCATCGCCATCGTGGCGGGCATCATCCTGGGCATGGTGGCCCCCGAGGTGGCGGTGAAGTTCAAGGTGCTGGGCACCATGTTCGTGGACCTCATCAAGATGATCGTGCCCCCGGTGATCTTCTGCACCATCGTGCTGGGAATCGGCTCGGTGCGCGCGGCGGCCTCGGTGGGCCGCGCCGGTGGCATGGCCCTGGCGTACTTCCTCACCATGTCCACCTTTGCCCTCTTCATCGGCCTGGTGGTGGGCAATATCCTGGAGCCGGGCGATGGCCTCCACGTGCAGGAGCACGAGGTGAGCGACACGGTACAAAAGGCCATCGACACGAACAACGAGGGCGGCGGGGCCATGCACTTTATCCAGGGCATTATCCCGGATTCCTTCTTCTCCGCGTTCACGGGTTCCTATAACTCCCCGGGCCACACCGTGTCCATCTTGCAGGTGCTCTTCATCGCCCTGCTGGTGGGCTTCGCGGTGCAGTCCCTGGGGCGCAAGGGCGAGCCGATCCTGAGCTTTGTGGCCAGCCTGCAAACGCTGGTGTTCCGCATTTTGAGCTGGATCCTGTGGCTGGCCCCCATCGCGGCCTTCGGCGCGATCGCCGCCGTGGTGGGCGGCACGGGCTTTAGCGCCGTGGTGCAGTTGGGCTACCTGATCTTGGCCTTCTACATCACCTGCTTCCTCTTTGTGTTCGTGGTGCTGGGCCTGGTGCTCAAGATCTTCACCGGCATTTCTATTATCAAGCTGGTCAAGTACCTGGGCCGGGAGTTCCTGCTCATCTTTGCCACCTCCTCCTCGGAGTCCGCCCTGCCCAACCTCATGCGCAAGATGGAGCACGTGGGCGTGGATAAGTCCACGGTGGGCATCGTGGTGCCCACGGGTTATTCCTTCAACCTGGACGGCACGGCCATCTACCTCACGATGGCGGCCATCTTCATCTCGGACGCGATGGATATGCCCATGAACATCAGCGAGCAGGTGGGTCTGCTGCTCTTCATGATCATCGCGGCCAAGGGCGCGGCCGGTGTGTCCGGCGCGGGCATTGCCACCCTGGCGGCGGGCCTGCAATCCTACAAGCCCGCTCTGCTGGGCGGCGTGGACCTGATCCTGGGCATTGATAAGTTCATGTCCGAGGCCCGCGCCCTGACCAACTTTGCCGGTAACTCCGTGGCCACCTTGCTGGTGGGCACCTGGACGGGCACCCTGGATAAGGATCGCGCCCAGCGCGTGCTGGTGGGGGAGATCCCCTACGTGCCCTCCGAGGACGATGACGATCACGGCGATTTCCGTCGCGATCCCTCGGTGACCAACCCCGCCCAGGATCGCGTGCAGCCCACCCCGCAGATCAACCTGGACGATTACAAGGAGCGGGGCTAA
- a CDS encoding S9 family peptidase: MPENTQAPIAPVHPVTRSHHGREFVDDYEWLRDKESPETLAYLEAENAYTEARAAHLQGLTEAIYGEIKSRVQETDMSVPTRAGQYWYYGRTIEGKDYGLSCRLPVDAAHDPWTPPEIPEEGAVPGEEVLLDLNALAEGHEFFSLGASSVTTSGRYLAYSVDTAGDERFDLYIKDLSTGELLADRLEGIFYGATWAGEEYIFYQRVDEAWRPDSVWRHKVGTPQEADVRVFHEPDGRFSTGVGGTRSERYLMIEAASKITSETWVLDMENPEGEFEVLWPRQNGVEYSVDHAVVAGEDRWVVTHNATGPNFAVGECAAGTGDALPALTDLRELLPHREEVRVEGVDTYAGQIVVAYRRDAIGRAAVMVLDDAGYTDFVELGFEEELYTVGVLGNPEWDAPVIRLSYGSFITPAQVIDLTVATGERVVRKQQAVLGGYDAAEYTAYRLWSEATDGTRIPVSVIHRADLDTSAPNPTLLYAYGSYEASTDPAFSVARLSLLDRGMIFAVAHVRGGGEMGRGWYDHGKMLEKKNTFSDYIAVADDLLARGLTTPETMVAEGGSAGGMLMGAVANMAGDRFAGIQAIVPFVDPLTSMLMPELPLTMGEWEEWGDPLHDVEVYDYMASYAPYENVEHKAYPDILAVTSLNDTRVLYVEPAKWIARLRATAASGEFLLKTEMSAGHGGVSGRYARWKQTAFEYAWAVNKATGREA; the protein is encoded by the coding sequence ATGCCTGAGAACACACAAGCCCCCATAGCCCCCGTCCACCCCGTCACCCGCAGCCACCACGGCCGGGAGTTCGTGGACGATTACGAATGGCTGCGGGATAAGGAATCCCCGGAAACGCTGGCCTACCTGGAGGCGGAGAACGCCTATACGGAGGCCCGCGCCGCGCACCTTCAGGGCCTCACGGAGGCCATTTATGGGGAGATCAAGTCCCGCGTGCAGGAGACGGATATGTCCGTGCCCACCCGCGCGGGGCAGTACTGGTACTACGGCCGCACCATCGAAGGCAAGGACTACGGCCTGTCCTGCCGCCTGCCGGTGGACGCCGCGCACGATCCCTGGACTCCCCCGGAGATCCCGGAGGAGGGCGCGGTGCCGGGCGAGGAGGTGCTGCTGGACCTCAATGCGCTGGCCGAGGGGCATGAGTTCTTCTCCCTGGGGGCGTCGAGCGTGACCACCTCGGGGCGCTATCTGGCTTACTCCGTGGACACGGCGGGCGATGAGCGCTTTGACCTTTACATCAAGGATCTGAGCACGGGCGAACTCCTGGCGGATCGCCTGGAGGGAATCTTCTACGGGGCCACCTGGGCGGGGGAGGAGTACATCTTTTATCAGCGCGTGGACGAGGCCTGGCGGCCGGACTCCGTGTGGCGGCACAAGGTGGGCACTCCGCAGGAGGCGGACGTGCGGGTGTTCCACGAGCCCGACGGGCGCTTTAGCACCGGGGTGGGTGGCACGCGCTCGGAGCGGTATCTGATGATCGAGGCGGCCTCCAAGATCACCTCGGAGACGTGGGTGCTGGACATGGAGAACCCCGAGGGGGAGTTCGAGGTGCTGTGGCCCCGGCAGAACGGGGTGGAATACTCCGTGGATCACGCCGTGGTGGCGGGCGAGGATCGCTGGGTGGTCACCCACAACGCCACCGGCCCGAACTTTGCAGTGGGCGAGTGCGCGGCGGGTACCGGGGACGCGCTGCCCGCGCTCACCGATCTGCGCGAGCTGCTTCCGCACCGGGAGGAGGTGCGCGTGGAGGGCGTGGACACCTACGCCGGGCAGATCGTTGTTGCTTATCGACGCGACGCGATCGGCCGCGCCGCCGTCATGGTGCTCGATGATGCGGGCTACACGGACTTTGTGGAACTGGGCTTTGAGGAGGAACTCTACACCGTGGGCGTGCTGGGCAACCCGGAGTGGGACGCCCCGGTGATCCGTCTGAGCTACGGTTCCTTTATCACCCCCGCGCAGGTCATCGACCTCACGGTGGCCACCGGGGAGCGCGTGGTGCGCAAGCAACAGGCGGTGCTGGGCGGCTACGACGCCGCCGAGTACACCGCGTATCGCCTGTGGTCCGAGGCCACCGACGGCACCCGTATCCCCGTCTCCGTGATCCACCGCGCGGACCTGGATACCTCCGCCCCCAATCCCACCCTGCTCTACGCCTACGGCTCCTACGAGGCCTCCACGGACCCGGCCTTCTCCGTGGCTCGGCTTTCCCTGCTGGATCGCGGCATGATCTTTGCCGTGGCACACGTGCGCGGCGGCGGGGAAATGGGCCGTGGCTGGTACGACCACGGCAAGATGCTGGAGAAGAAGAACACCTTTAGCGATTACATCGCGGTGGCCGATGACCTCCTCGCGCGCGGGCTGACCACCCCGGAGACGATGGTGGCCGAGGGTGGCTCGGCGGGCGGAATGCTCATGGGTGCGGTGGCGAATATGGCCGGGGATCGCTTTGCCGGAATCCAGGCCATCGTGCCCTTTGTGGACCCGCTGACCTCCATGCTCATGCCGGAACTCCCGCTCACCATGGGCGAGTGGGAGGAGTGGGGCGATCCCCTGCACGACGTGGAGGTATATGACTACATGGCCTCCTATGCGCCCTATGAGAACGTGGAGCACAAGGCCTACCCGGACATTCTGGCCGTGACCTCGCTCAACGATACCCGCGTGCTGTACGTGGAACCGGCCAAGTGGATCGCCCGCCTGCGCGCCACCGCCGCCAGCGGGGAGTTCCTACTCAAGACGGAGATGTCCGCCGGACACGGCGGGGTTTCCGGCCGGTACGCCCGCTGGAAGCAGACGGCCTTTGAGTACGCCTGGGCGGTGAATAAGGCCACGGGGCGGGAGGCATAG
- a CDS encoding TetR/AcrR family transcriptional regulator, producing the protein MPGKTGAGRARIIEKSRELIAERGFGGLTYDSLSRETGMTKGGILYHFPTKEDLVRGVLEDVLAARNARLEENLGKGLADSSREERLISYVRSTIGEKPRREELSLFVDALRVEELKVLWHDSGLTKLDGREFDEAGVDMQLMRFAADGLWMLESLGVVSLSEERREELIERMIAFIKK; encoded by the coding sequence ATGCCGGGAAAGACAGGCGCGGGGCGGGCGCGAATTATTGAGAAAAGCCGCGAGTTGATTGCGGAACGCGGGTTTGGCGGCTTGACCTATGACTCCCTCTCTAGGGAGACGGGAATGACCAAAGGCGGGATTCTCTACCACTTTCCCACCAAGGAGGATCTGGTTCGCGGGGTGCTGGAGGACGTGCTTGCCGCCCGAAATGCCAGGTTGGAGGAGAATCTGGGAAAGGGGCTGGCGGATTCCTCAAGGGAGGAACGGTTGATCTCTTATGTGCGATCGACCATCGGGGAAAAGCCGAGACGGGAGGAACTCTCGCTTTTTGTGGACGCTCTGCGGGTGGAGGAACTCAAGGTGCTGTGGCACGACTCCGGGCTGACCAAGCTGGATGGCCGGGAATTTGATGAGGCGGGCGTGGACATGCAGCTGATGAGGTTCGCCGCCGATGGCCTGTGGATGCTGGAGTCCCTTGGCGTTGTCTCCCTCTCCGAGGAGCGCCGCGAGGAACTGATCGAGCGGATGATCGCTTTCATTAAAAAGTAG
- a CDS encoding MsnO8 family LLM class oxidoreductase, whose translation MKLSILDYVSIDASANPETAIAEMDQLARRADELGYEHYWVSEHHGYDSSASTAPEMLMARLASITNRIQVGSGGVMLPNYSSYKVAESFLTMASYAPGRINLGVGRSTGADRQVTLALNDEKHSHLPFEHKVADLLGFLGADHPQGSRYAGMRAFPRPQHLPTPWILGASGSTATLAAEHGIGFTFAHFINASGKGTQAAQNYRQNFQPSVFLDRPKVIVAVFAAVAETREHAELLEKAFHLWLIDTETRDPNAGLRSLDDVANHELTPAEIAAIEKNKGRILTGTGEEVYEEIEELATAYGADSVMINPYVPGVDNRIRAIELLAEARDRREKSEA comes from the coding sequence ATGAAACTGAGCATTCTCGATTACGTCTCCATCGACGCCTCCGCAAACCCCGAAACCGCCATCGCGGAGATGGATCAACTGGCACGCCGGGCCGATGAACTCGGCTACGAGCACTACTGGGTATCCGAGCACCACGGATACGATTCCAGCGCCTCCACCGCACCGGAAATGCTGATGGCACGCCTGGCCTCCATTACCAATCGCATTCAGGTTGGTTCCGGCGGCGTCATGCTCCCCAACTATTCCTCCTACAAGGTCGCGGAATCCTTCCTCACCATGGCCTCCTATGCACCCGGGCGCATCAACCTCGGCGTCGGGCGCTCCACTGGGGCGGACCGCCAGGTCACCCTCGCCTTGAACGATGAAAAGCACTCGCACCTGCCCTTTGAACATAAGGTCGCGGATCTCCTGGGCTTTCTCGGTGCCGATCACCCGCAGGGGAGCCGCTACGCCGGTATGCGGGCATTCCCTCGCCCCCAGCACCTGCCCACCCCGTGGATACTGGGCGCGAGCGGAAGCACGGCCACCCTGGCGGCGGAGCACGGCATCGGCTTCACCTTCGCTCACTTCATCAATGCCTCCGGCAAGGGAACGCAAGCCGCGCAGAACTATCGCCAGAACTTCCAGCCCTCGGTATTCCTCGATCGCCCCAAGGTGATCGTGGCGGTGTTTGCCGCAGTGGCGGAGACCAGGGAGCACGCCGAACTCCTCGAAAAGGCTTTCCACCTGTGGCTGATTGATACCGAAACCCGAGATCCCAATGCCGGATTGCGTTCCCTGGATGACGTGGCCAACCACGAGCTGACCCCCGCAGAGATCGCCGCCATAGAAAAGAACAAGGGAAGGATCCTCACCGGAACCGGGGAGGAGGTGTACGAAGAAATCGAGGAACTCGCCACCGCCTACGGGGCCGATTCCGTGATGATCAACCCCTACGTTCCCGGTGTGGACAATAGGATCCGAGCGATCGAACTCCTCGCGGAGGCCCGCGATCGGCGCGAGAAGAGTGAGGCATAA
- a CDS encoding flavin reductase family protein: MQRSPLSDDGVKGLFSDVPSGVALLAARVEGKTTAMVVSTLTVGVSLDPPMVTAAIAHTSTSWPVLEQASAIGISVLSTENAESIPLLRSRDEELLSQELHGFSPESSALVLPDASVTMCANLVEEYPAGDHRIALFHVLDYARPGEHPPLVYHRSRFHQVGAEIPREGR, from the coding sequence ATGCAGCGCAGCCCCCTATCGGACGACGGCGTCAAGGGGCTTTTCTCCGACGTCCCCTCCGGGGTGGCCCTGCTCGCGGCGCGGGTTGAGGGGAAGACCACGGCGATGGTGGTTTCCACCCTGACGGTGGGAGTATCCCTCGATCCGCCGATGGTCACGGCCGCGATCGCGCATACCTCTACCTCGTGGCCCGTTCTTGAACAGGCGTCGGCCATCGGTATATCGGTGCTCAGCACGGAGAACGCGGAGTCCATTCCGCTTCTGCGATCCCGGGACGAGGAGTTACTGAGCCAAGAACTCCACGGATTCTCCCCGGAATCCTCCGCGCTGGTGCTCCCCGACGCCTCCGTGACCATGTGCGCCAACCTCGTGGAGGAATACCCCGCGGGCGATCACCGCATTGCCCTATTCCACGTCCTGGACTACGCCCGCCCCGGCGAGCACCCGCCCCTCGTCTATCACCGTTCCCGCTTCCATCAGGTAGGAGCGGAGATTCCCCGCGAGGGGCGCTAA
- a CDS encoding aminotransferase class IV — MTVVMDSWLVRDGQVAGLNLHLERFAASCQALLGTAPPESFLREVREACARARGEWFPKVEAVNGQWGLSMRPAPPRRATTVLWIPEHADERAHPEHKGPDMAGLLDLRSRARARGADDAVLHRDGAVVEAATATLLFARGKTLIRPPGPRLPSVTERLWVRNWPGPVRTEAVTLAEAQDPGLRCWALSSLHGATEVVDWLSAAGD; from the coding sequence GTGACGGTGGTGATGGACTCCTGGCTGGTGCGCGATGGGCAGGTGGCGGGCCTGAACTTACATCTGGAACGATTCGCGGCCTCCTGCCAGGCGCTGCTGGGTACCGCGCCGCCGGAGTCCTTTCTGCGCGAGGTGCGGGAAGCCTGCGCCCGGGCGCGGGGCGAATGGTTCCCCAAGGTGGAGGCGGTGAATGGCCAGTGGGGGTTGAGCATGCGCCCGGCACCGCCCCGCCGCGCCACCACGGTGCTCTGGATACCCGAGCACGCCGACGAGCGCGCACACCCCGAGCACAAGGGGCCGGACATGGCTGGCCTGCTGGACCTGCGTTCACGAGCAAGGGCGCGGGGCGCGGACGACGCCGTGCTGCACCGCGACGGCGCGGTGGTGGAGGCGGCCACCGCCACGCTGCTCTTTGCCCGTGGAAAGACCCTGATCCGCCCGCCGGGGCCACGCCTGCCGAGCGTGACGGAGCGACTATGGGTGAGGAACTGGCCGGGGCCGGTGCGCACGGAGGCGGTGACTTTGGCCGAGGCCCAGGATCCCGGCCTGCGGTGCTGGGCGTTAAGCAGCCTGCACGGAGCCACCGAGGTGGTGGACTGGCTGAGCGCGGCGGGCGATTAG